Proteins encoded by one window of Salmonirosea aquatica:
- the gatA gene encoding Asp-tRNA(Asn)/Glu-tRNA(Gln) amidotransferase subunit GatA, protein MKEYLTLADLQHDLRAGNTTCVKLVGQYLARIETYQHLNAFVEVYAEEARQRALEVDARLARHEAGRLAGLVLGIKDVLCLSGHGVQAGSKILNGYRSPFTATAVQRLLDEDAIIIGRQNCDEFAMGSSNESSYFGPVRNTADPERVPGGSSGGSAVAVQAGMCHASLGSDTGGSVRQPAAFCGVVGLKPSYGRISRWGLLAYASSFDCIGPITKSVEDAALLLEVMAGPDEFDSTVSGREVPRYSQKLAWEGQARIGYLRESVESEAVAPAIRQRTQAVLDELREQGHSVEPVDMTLLKYCLPTYYILTTAEASSNLSRFDGVRYGYRSEQVVDLESLYKQSRTEGFGAEVRRRILLGTFVLSANYYDAYYTRAQRVRKLIRQETERLLSQYDFLISSVTPTTSFRLGEKMEDSLQMYLADIFTVQANVAGVPAISIPNGLDEDGLPIGLQIMSRAFSEENLLAFSAHLSTIISNPEKENRLFEKHLPVEEK, encoded by the coding sequence TTGAAAGAGTACCTGACGCTTGCTGACCTCCAGCACGATCTGCGGGCAGGAAACACTACCTGTGTGAAATTGGTCGGGCAGTACCTTGCCCGCATCGAAACCTATCAACACCTCAACGCTTTTGTGGAAGTCTACGCCGAAGAAGCCCGGCAGCGGGCTCTGGAAGTAGACGCCCGGCTGGCGCGCCACGAAGCGGGCCGACTGGCTGGCCTTGTACTGGGCATCAAGGATGTGCTGTGCCTGTCCGGACACGGAGTGCAGGCAGGCAGCAAGATCCTGAATGGGTACCGGTCGCCTTTTACGGCTACCGCGGTACAGCGCCTCCTGGACGAAGACGCCATCATCATAGGCCGTCAGAACTGCGACGAGTTTGCAATGGGTTCTTCCAACGAGAGCTCCTACTTTGGCCCGGTGCGCAATACCGCCGATCCGGAGCGGGTGCCGGGCGGCTCGTCGGGTGGATCGGCCGTTGCGGTGCAGGCGGGCATGTGTCATGCCTCCCTGGGCAGCGACACGGGCGGCTCGGTGCGGCAACCCGCCGCCTTTTGTGGGGTCGTGGGCCTGAAACCCTCCTACGGGCGGATATCGCGCTGGGGGTTGCTTGCTTACGCTTCCTCCTTTGACTGCATTGGCCCGATTACAAAAAGCGTGGAAGATGCCGCGCTTTTGCTCGAAGTGATGGCTGGTCCCGACGAATTCGACAGTACGGTTTCGGGGCGTGAGGTACCCCGCTATTCCCAGAAGCTTGCCTGGGAAGGCCAAGCCCGCATAGGGTACCTGCGCGAGTCGGTGGAAAGTGAAGCGGTGGCTCCAGCGATCCGGCAGCGGACTCAGGCGGTACTGGATGAGCTGCGGGAGCAGGGGCACAGCGTTGAGCCCGTGGACATGACCCTACTCAAATACTGCCTGCCTACCTACTATATTCTGACTACCGCCGAGGCAAGCTCCAACCTGTCGCGCTTCGATGGCGTGCGGTACGGCTACCGCAGCGAACAGGTTGTGGATCTGGAAAGCCTGTACAAACAATCCCGCACCGAAGGCTTTGGGGCCGAGGTACGGCGCCGCATTCTGCTTGGTACTTTTGTATTAAGTGCAAATTACTATGATGCATACTATACCCGCGCGCAGCGCGTTAGAAAACTGATACGCCAGGAAACCGAGCGCCTGCTGAGCCAGTATGATTTCCTGATTTCCTCTGTGACACCCACTACCTCCTTCCGGTTGGGTGAGAAAATGGAAGATTCTTTGCAAATGTACTTAGCGGACATATTTACGGTACAGGCCAATGTGGCGGGGGTTCCCGCCATTTCAATTCCTAATGGCCTGGATGAGGACGGATTGCCCATTGGCCTGCAGATCATGAGTCGGGCCTTCAGCGAAGAAAATCTGTTGGCTTTTTCGGCTCATCTTTCCACAATCATTAGCAACCCTGAGAAGGAGAATCGCCTGTTTGAGAAGCATCTCCCGGTGGAAGAGAAGTAG
- a CDS encoding LysM peptidoglycan-binding domain-containing protein, translating to MKIVKRVASLALVALGMLNTNTWAAPAALQEEQEQQTQEVDFETDTIGLATDLLPEIVTPGNLVPGDLIEERFARLQKKIPLVYHKVSHQFVEYFIYTKPDFTRRMMEEKNLYFPIYEKALAKYNMPDELKYLSMIESGLNPRIISYAGAGGLWQFMRATGREFGLKQDSYIDERFDPEKSTEAACRYLRQLYTIFGDWEMALASYNAGPGNVKRAMRRSGGNTFWSVYDALPKQTRGYVPQFVAILYMMHYGEDHGIVPQNTQFPTVADTIQVNGYLNLATFASLSGVTMEEIQKLNPQIINTVLPDYTRNFILKVPSEKFAVIKPNRLAILDSASRRTSSDVMLASLDDNGEAQYVSKRLSHTVRRGETLSSVANRYGVSMSEVKRWNRMRSTKLLRGQRLTIIRKVRVAPRPVAKPETEAKVILAKNTAPETVDSTADSTEEMVAQAEEAANEEPELKTTKAAKAPVAPKAITYVVRRGDNLTAIGHRYRVTVNELKEWNELGRGTLQPGQKLLVSNPSKAGLSKDSQAVAASAKKTSPQIKPRYHTVQRGDTLWTISQRYGLTIDKIKHANNMKSNSIRAGMKLLITG from the coding sequence ATGAAGATTGTAAAGCGAGTTGCCAGCCTGGCCCTAGTTGCCCTCGGAATGTTAAACACCAACACCTGGGCCGCCCCCGCCGCTTTGCAGGAAGAACAGGAGCAGCAGACGCAGGAGGTGGATTTTGAAACAGATACCATCGGACTGGCTACGGACTTACTCCCCGAAATCGTAACCCCCGGCAACTTGGTTCCGGGCGACCTGATTGAAGAACGATTCGCCCGCCTGCAGAAGAAAATCCCCTTGGTGTACCACAAGGTTTCCCATCAGTTTGTCGAGTACTTCATTTATACCAAGCCGGACTTTACGCGCCGGATGATGGAGGAGAAAAACCTTTACTTTCCGATCTACGAGAAAGCGCTGGCCAAGTATAACATGCCAGACGAACTCAAGTACCTTTCTATGATCGAGTCGGGACTTAATCCCCGGATCATTTCCTATGCGGGTGCGGGCGGCCTCTGGCAATTCATGCGGGCTACGGGTCGGGAGTTCGGACTTAAGCAGGATTCTTACATCGATGAGCGTTTCGATCCTGAGAAATCCACCGAAGCGGCCTGCCGCTACCTTCGGCAGTTGTATACTATTTTTGGGGATTGGGAAATGGCCCTTGCATCATATAACGCCGGTCCCGGCAACGTGAAGCGCGCCATGCGCCGTAGCGGGGGAAACACTTTCTGGTCGGTGTACGATGCCCTGCCCAAGCAGACGCGTGGCTATGTACCCCAATTTGTGGCCATTCTTTACATGATGCACTACGGTGAAGATCATGGCATCGTACCCCAGAACACCCAGTTTCCCACCGTAGCGGACACTATTCAGGTCAACGGTTATCTGAATCTGGCGACATTCGCTTCCCTGAGTGGTGTGACCATGGAGGAGATCCAAAAGTTGAATCCGCAGATTATCAACACGGTACTTCCGGACTACACCCGTAATTTTATCCTGAAGGTACCTTCCGAGAAATTTGCCGTTATAAAGCCTAACCGCCTGGCAATCCTGGATTCCGCCTCGAGGCGCACGAGCTCGGATGTCATGTTGGCATCGCTGGATGATAACGGAGAAGCCCAGTACGTTTCCAAACGCCTGAGCCATACCGTACGCAGGGGCGAGACTCTTTCGTCCGTGGCCAACCGGTACGGGGTAAGCATGAGTGAGGTGAAGCGCTGGAACCGCATGCGGAGCACCAAACTGCTGCGCGGGCAACGCCTGACCATTATTCGTAAGGTACGGGTTGCACCCCGGCCCGTAGCCAAGCCGGAAACCGAAGCGAAGGTGATCCTGGCCAAGAATACGGCACCCGAAACCGTAGACTCTACCGCCGATTCTACGGAAGAAATGGTAGCACAGGCCGAAGAAGCAGCGAACGAAGAGCCTGAGCTGAAAACCACCAAAGCAGCCAAAGCCCCGGTAGCTCCCAAAGCGATAACCTACGTGGTGCGGAGGGGTGATAACCTAACGGCCATTGGCCATCGCTACCGGGTTACGGTCAACGAACTGAAAGAATGGAATGAACTGGGCAGAGGTACCCTGCAGCCCGGACAGAAACTGCTGGTTTCGAATCCTTCGAAGGCGGGCTTATCCAAGGATAGCCAAGCCGTTGCGGCTTCGGCTAAGAAAACCTCGCCACAGATCAAGCCGCGGTACCATACGGTGCAGCGGGGCGATACGCTGTGGACAATCTCGCAGCGATACGGTCTGACTATTGATAAAATCAAGCATGCCAATAACATGAAGAGCAACAGTATTCGCGCCGGTATGAAACTTTTGATCACCGGATAA
- the ruvA gene encoding Holliday junction branch migration protein RuvA has product MIAYLEGKLAYKDPAYAIIDVQGVGYEVRISLQTYSALPELGDKSKVFTFLNIRDDAHILFGFAEPDEKKLFLDLVGVSGVGPATALVMLSSLSSSEIRHAIMNEDLRVVQSIKGIGSKTAQRVILELKDKMRKDSLTSPAPFLAGISGGQVRSEALAALVTLGIPKPSAEKSLDTILKREGDQLTVEELIKLALR; this is encoded by the coding sequence ATGATTGCGTACCTGGAAGGAAAACTCGCCTACAAGGACCCGGCTTATGCCATTATTGACGTGCAGGGGGTGGGCTACGAAGTACGCATATCCCTACAGACCTACTCGGCCCTGCCGGAGCTGGGCGATAAGAGTAAAGTGTTTACGTTTCTAAACATCCGCGACGACGCTCACATCCTGTTCGGGTTTGCGGAGCCCGACGAAAAGAAACTCTTTCTGGATCTGGTGGGCGTGTCGGGGGTGGGTCCGGCCACGGCCCTGGTCATGTTGTCGTCTCTGTCGTCGTCCGAGATTCGCCACGCCATTATGAACGAAGATTTACGGGTGGTACAATCCATTAAGGGCATTGGCTCCAAAACCGCCCAGCGCGTTATTCTGGAACTCAAGGACAAAATGCGCAAAGACTCACTCACGTCACCCGCTCCCTTTCTGGCGGGGATATCAGGTGGTCAGGTACGGAGCGAGGCACTGGCCGCTCTGGTCACGCTGGGTATTCCCAAACCCTCGGCCGAAAAAAGCCTGGATACCATTCTGAAGCGTGAAGGCGATCAGCTTACCGTAGAAGAATTAATCAAATTGGCGCTTCGTTAG
- the sov gene encoding T9SS outer membrane translocon Sov/SprA codes for MSGTIYQLLVRTVTITAGAYLLASASVDLKLPVSAGRDPFVAYQLDTTVADTTGDNLKKSGKKPIVRWQDYYRNRFSEPRPRSSFYLKDPANISTTMRLDSTGRVIVAEDVLTPKGTLDFRPTESMDLATYNEMQRKRALETLMREYSARLDGKSAMGGRGLLPKLDLPPALDKLLGQNFMDFKPNGFVALDFGVLHQFIDNPAVPVRQRRNTNFIFNEQININFNAKIGDKLGFLTNFDTKASFNFENALKLNYKAPEESLVRKIEAGNISWPLNSQLIPGVQNLFGAKAEFQFGRLNATFVGSQQRSRKERIVLRGGAQTKDFEIRVDNYDENRHFFLSQYFRNIYESSLKTLPVITSGVTITRLEVYVTNRTTTTESLRNLAAFADLGEPNPYKAANPVLQPINARLPADNETNGLYKTLRENEAFRQIDRTTFELTSNLGLEKSVDFEVLRGAKRLMNEREYKFNPQLGYLSLTVPLRNDEVLAVAYEYTLNGRSYKVGELTEDYQNRRDDEVIALKLLKSSTIRNNTQLPMWNLMMKNVYSLGTNQIDREGFQLRIIYKDDLTGIDNPNLQEGRNLQNKPLLRVVGLDRLNPVNDLQPDGNFDFVEGVTIDSRTGRIFFPVLEPFGSNLAKYFDPDEDILRNKYVFNELYRTTQIDAQQINERNKYYLKGAYQSAGGTDVQLPYGVSEESVTVTSGGVSLSPGTDFIVEAQIGRVRLVNPSVLNSGREIVIEFERPDMFSNQIRSLFGTRLDYIVNNDISIGMTAMRHRETPAGFLTRVAIGNEPTNNTILGFDANIRKDAPFLTKFLDKLPLLQTKEPSSIQFKGEVAKLFPGVAPRVNNRSLVDDFEAARTIYDLTRQPTRWRLGSTPQQYPQGTPDNPLEFGYRRAKISAYTVDNIFAFTGFGAGLRPPTITDEDLNNYYERLFNPRDLFPGRSVPPLNLPQNILDIAYFPQERGMYNYNPDLDNNGLLKDPRRNFGAISRAVTSDIDFDNANIENIEFWLMDPFIDGPNGRVLDGRLNENNTTGGKLVFNLGDISEDVIKDGRFNFENGLPVNDPQPGINVDSTAWGRVTKQQYLINAFSNEPGAREKQDIGLDGLNNIDERRYFKERFLDRLPAALSPEARDRILADPSGDDFQYYLGAELDAENKKIVERYKEYLGMEGNSPESTNNSSTAVTPAATNIPDSEDLNVDNTINDNEAYYEYEIDLQPNRLAIGQGYIVDKTVANGANWYLFRMPVKEFNRKVGQINGFKSIRFIRMYLTDFQQPVVLRFAQLQMVGQQYRKYLSDLDAPGLQEVPEPYDAKFTVGTVSIEENSQANNSTNKYVYAVPPGWKRDQDFTQPAGNFQLNEQSMSLCVSELRDGDSRAVFKNVNLDLQFRKRLRMYIHMHNDDNESTKVAGFLRLGTDLTQHYYEIEIADLKATPENVSLPEEVWPMENELNISLDELIQAKAQRNRAENKAISLPYVTTIIDQVSGRQYKITVVGNPDLSAVRVLMIGVRNPKSADEQTKSFCMWVDEMHVEGFDQTAGEAAIGQLNAKLADFATVTASGRIETFGFGGVQQRIGERSRATTTEFGISSNIQVDKLLPQEWGFSIPLYVNYDNRRISPHFNPLDPDTPLSTSLDNLENAEERERYRRLVEDNTVRRGINLSNVRKVKTREGAKSHFYDFENLAFTYAFSDLKRTNILTQEYAQRMYKAGIAYTFTAQPKAFEPFRKWQTDSRYLNFIKDFNLTLLPTSVALRTDVDRSFTKTQLRNSDLTTTGMEPFYEKYFWFNRYYDLTWNLTRNVVLSYNTVANAIVDEPRGDINTEVKSDSLWENFKKLGRIKNFDQRIRLTYRLPLDKLPLTDWMTADYNHTIGYNFQANALGIVDSLGVPFGNIIRNSRERGVTGRVDFVALYNKIRYLRFANSPSQEKKNFARSPGDIEDLPPPPSRIMKDVARVLMTVRGINVSYNILETTALPGYLPTPRYFGLSDINTPGLPFVLGSQNRYIHIAAANNGWVTPSTVQNQPFQQTVQKKFTYSTRLEPFQDFRMQIDGRLTRQDAYQEFYRPDDIGGGYVSQSPVRNGQFSMSFLSFRTAFAKAQRDNESPVFDRFRAYRDVIRQRLNRENGSGGEYNENSQDVLIPAFFAAYTGKDPETVRISPFLGFPMPNWQIEYNGLSKLKPFKKIFSSFTLSHHYTSDYSVGNFTSSLDYSALFVNLAVSGYPLSSRTNYLGQYVPVFVMSTITMAEKFSPLIGVNFRTQSRVTGRIDYNRERTIALNLSNSQVAEYFNQDLTINIGFTKNNVPIPFKINGVKKKLKNDLTVQIGLTFRDTRAIQRKFDGQNIPIAGNINFQLRPTVNYVVSNRLSLQFYFDRTFNDPLVSNSFYRSTTAGGVQVKFNLAE; via the coding sequence TTGTCAGGAACCATTTACCAACTACTCGTTCGGACTGTTACCATCACTGCCGGGGCCTACCTGCTGGCCAGTGCATCGGTTGATCTTAAGCTTCCCGTTTCGGCGGGAAGAGATCCGTTTGTGGCCTATCAGCTGGATACGACGGTTGCCGATACAACGGGTGATAATCTGAAAAAGTCGGGTAAAAAGCCCATCGTGCGCTGGCAGGACTACTACCGGAACCGCTTTTCCGAGCCCCGGCCCCGCTCTTCCTTTTACTTAAAAGATCCGGCCAATATTTCCACCACCATGCGCCTGGACAGTACGGGCCGGGTGATTGTGGCCGAGGATGTCCTTACACCCAAGGGTACCCTTGATTTCCGTCCTACAGAGAGTATGGATCTGGCTACTTACAACGAAATGCAGCGCAAGCGGGCCCTGGAAACCCTCATGCGTGAATATTCGGCGCGTTTGGATGGCAAGAGTGCCATGGGGGGGCGCGGGTTGTTGCCCAAGCTGGATTTGCCCCCCGCTCTGGACAAACTGTTGGGACAGAATTTTATGGATTTCAAGCCCAATGGCTTTGTGGCGCTCGATTTTGGGGTTTTGCACCAGTTTATTGATAATCCGGCGGTACCAGTACGGCAGCGGCGCAACACCAACTTTATCTTCAACGAGCAAATCAACATCAATTTCAACGCCAAAATAGGCGATAAGCTGGGCTTCCTGACTAACTTCGACACGAAGGCTAGTTTCAACTTTGAGAATGCCCTCAAGCTGAACTACAAAGCACCCGAAGAAAGCCTGGTGCGCAAAATCGAAGCTGGAAACATCAGTTGGCCCCTGAACAGCCAGCTGATTCCGGGTGTCCAGAATTTGTTCGGAGCCAAGGCCGAATTTCAGTTCGGCCGTCTTAATGCTACTTTCGTAGGTTCACAGCAACGCTCCCGCAAGGAGCGGATTGTGCTTCGGGGTGGTGCCCAAACGAAAGATTTCGAGATCCGGGTTGATAACTACGACGAAAACCGCCATTTTTTTCTATCACAGTATTTCAGAAACATCTACGAGAGTTCGCTCAAAACCTTGCCCGTCATTACATCGGGAGTGACGATCACGCGTTTGGAGGTATACGTGACCAACCGTACCACTACCACTGAGTCGTTGCGCAATCTGGCTGCTTTTGCCGACCTCGGCGAGCCAAATCCCTACAAGGCTGCCAACCCTGTCCTGCAGCCGATCAACGCTCGTCTTCCGGCTGACAATGAAACCAACGGACTTTATAAAACATTGCGCGAAAACGAAGCTTTCCGGCAAATCGATCGTACTACGTTCGAATTGACCAGTAATCTGGGTTTGGAAAAAAGCGTGGACTTTGAGGTACTACGCGGTGCCAAGCGATTGATGAATGAGCGCGAGTACAAATTCAATCCCCAGCTAGGGTACCTGTCGCTGACGGTACCCCTGCGCAACGATGAAGTGCTGGCCGTGGCTTATGAGTACACCTTGAACGGCCGGTCTTATAAGGTCGGTGAACTGACGGAAGATTACCAGAATCGCCGTGATGATGAGGTGATTGCGTTGAAATTGCTGAAATCCTCCACGATCCGGAACAATACGCAGTTACCGATGTGGAACCTGATGATGAAGAACGTATATTCTCTGGGAACCAATCAGATCGACCGGGAAGGATTTCAGCTTCGGATCATTTATAAGGATGACCTGACAGGAATCGATAATCCTAACCTGCAGGAAGGCCGGAATTTGCAGAACAAGCCCTTGCTGCGCGTGGTGGGGCTGGATCGCCTGAATCCGGTGAACGACCTGCAGCCGGATGGTAATTTTGACTTTGTCGAAGGCGTCACGATCGATTCCCGCACGGGCCGCATTTTCTTTCCCGTGCTGGAGCCCTTCGGATCGAATCTGGCGAAGTACTTCGATCCTGATGAGGATATTTTGCGCAACAAGTATGTCTTCAATGAACTGTACCGTACCACCCAAATCGACGCGCAGCAGATCAACGAGCGCAACAAGTATTATTTGAAAGGAGCCTATCAGTCGGCGGGCGGTACGGACGTGCAGCTACCCTATGGCGTGTCGGAGGAGTCGGTGACGGTCACCTCCGGAGGCGTGTCGCTGTCGCCCGGTACCGATTTCATTGTGGAAGCGCAGATTGGCCGGGTACGGCTGGTGAATCCGAGTGTGTTAAACTCGGGCCGCGAAATTGTCATTGAGTTCGAGCGTCCCGATATGTTCAGTAACCAGATCCGGTCACTCTTCGGAACGCGGCTGGATTATATTGTGAACAACGACATCAGCATCGGCATGACCGCCATGCGCCACCGCGAAACCCCCGCTGGGTTCCTGACCCGCGTGGCGATTGGCAATGAGCCCACCAACAATACCATTCTGGGATTTGATGCCAATATCCGGAAGGATGCCCCCTTCCTGACCAAGTTTCTGGATAAGCTACCCTTGCTCCAAACCAAGGAACCTTCCAGCATTCAGTTCAAAGGCGAGGTGGCTAAGCTGTTTCCGGGAGTAGCCCCGCGCGTAAACAACCGTTCGCTGGTGGACGACTTCGAGGCGGCCCGCACGATTTATGACCTGACCCGTCAACCCACCCGCTGGCGTCTGGGTAGCACGCCGCAGCAGTACCCCCAGGGTACCCCCGACAATCCGCTCGAATTTGGTTACCGGCGAGCCAAGATTTCGGCCTATACGGTGGACAATATTTTTGCTTTTACGGGTTTTGGTGCGGGCTTGCGGCCGCCCACTATTACGGATGAGGACCTGAACAACTACTACGAGCGCCTGTTCAATCCGCGCGATTTGTTTCCCGGCCGTTCGGTACCACCGCTCAACCTTCCCCAGAATATTCTGGACATCGCCTATTTCCCCCAGGAGCGCGGGATGTACAACTACAACCCTGACCTGGACAATAACGGGCTGCTGAAAGATCCGCGCCGGAATTTTGGGGCCATCAGCCGGGCCGTTACTTCGGACATTGATTTTGACAATGCCAACATTGAGAACATTGAGTTCTGGCTCATGGACCCTTTCATTGACGGACCCAACGGGAGGGTACTTGATGGGAGGTTGAACGAAAACAATACTACGGGTGGCAAACTGGTGTTCAACCTGGGGGATATCTCAGAGGATGTGATTAAGGATGGCCGTTTTAATTTTGAAAATGGCCTACCCGTCAACGATCCGCAGCCCGGAATTAATGTGGATAGCACCGCTTGGGGCCGCGTGACCAAGCAGCAGTACCTGATCAATGCTTTTAGCAACGAGCCGGGTGCCCGCGAAAAGCAGGACATTGGCCTGGACGGGCTGAACAATATCGATGAGCGGCGCTATTTCAAGGAACGCTTCCTGGATCGCCTGCCCGCCGCACTTTCGCCCGAAGCCCGGGACCGGATTCTGGCTGATCCTTCTGGCGACGACTTTCAGTACTACCTGGGCGCAGAATTGGATGCGGAGAATAAGAAAATTGTGGAACGCTATAAGGAGTACCTGGGCATGGAAGGCAACTCGCCCGAAAGTACCAACAACAGCAGTACCGCCGTTACCCCAGCCGCTACGAATATTCCCGACTCGGAAGATTTGAACGTGGACAATACCATAAACGACAACGAAGCTTACTACGAATACGAGATTGACCTACAACCCAATCGGCTCGCAATCGGGCAGGGTTACATTGTGGACAAGACCGTGGCCAACGGTGCCAATTGGTACCTTTTCCGGATGCCGGTCAAGGAATTTAACCGGAAAGTAGGGCAGATCAACGGCTTCAAATCCATCCGTTTTATCAGGATGTACCTAACGGATTTCCAGCAACCTGTGGTACTGCGCTTTGCTCAGCTCCAGATGGTTGGGCAGCAGTATCGCAAGTACCTGTCGGATCTGGATGCGCCGGGCCTGCAGGAGGTGCCCGAGCCCTACGACGCCAAGTTTACGGTGGGTACGGTGAGTATTGAGGAAAACAGTCAGGCCAACAATTCTACCAACAAATACGTATACGCCGTGCCGCCGGGCTGGAAACGCGATCAGGATTTTACCCAACCCGCCGGTAATTTCCAGTTGAACGAGCAGTCTATGAGCCTGTGCGTGTCCGAACTGCGCGACGGGGATTCACGGGCGGTGTTCAAGAATGTCAACCTCGACCTGCAATTTCGGAAGCGGCTGCGGATGTACATCCACATGCACAACGACGACAACGAAAGCACCAAAGTGGCGGGTTTCCTGCGGCTGGGGACGGATTTGACGCAGCATTACTACGAAATCGAAATCGCTGACCTGAAAGCTACCCCCGAGAACGTCAGCCTGCCCGAAGAAGTGTGGCCGATGGAAAACGAACTCAATATTTCGCTCGACGAATTGATCCAAGCCAAGGCTCAGCGCAACCGGGCCGAGAACAAAGCCATCAGTTTACCCTACGTGACCACGATTATCGATCAGGTTTCGGGCCGTCAGTACAAGATAACGGTAGTCGGAAATCCTGACCTCAGCGCGGTACGCGTCTTGATGATCGGGGTACGTAATCCCAAATCGGCCGACGAGCAAACCAAAAGCTTCTGCATGTGGGTGGACGAAATGCACGTGGAAGGCTTTGACCAGACCGCCGGAGAAGCGGCCATCGGTCAGCTCAACGCCAAACTGGCCGACTTCGCCACTGTGACCGCCTCGGGGCGGATCGAAACATTCGGTTTTGGGGGCGTACAGCAGCGTATCGGCGAGCGTTCCCGCGCTACAACCACAGAATTTGGCATCTCATCCAATATTCAGGTGGATAAATTGTTGCCCCAGGAGTGGGGGTTCAGTATTCCGCTGTACGTCAACTACGACAATCGCCGCATCAGTCCGCACTTCAATCCGCTCGATCCCGACACGCCTTTGAGTACTTCGCTGGACAATCTGGAAAACGCCGAGGAGCGCGAAAGGTACCGCCGTTTGGTAGAAGACAACACCGTGCGGCGTGGGATCAACCTCTCCAATGTGCGGAAGGTAAAAACCAGGGAAGGCGCGAAAAGTCATTTTTACGACTTCGAGAACCTGGCGTTTACCTACGCATTCAGCGACCTGAAACGTACCAATATTCTGACACAGGAATACGCCCAGCGGATGTACAAGGCCGGCATCGCCTACACCTTTACGGCCCAGCCGAAGGCGTTCGAGCCCTTCCGTAAGTGGCAGACGGACAGCCGGTACCTGAATTTTATCAAGGATTTCAACCTGACTCTGCTGCCCACCAGCGTGGCGTTACGCACGGATGTGGATCGCAGCTTTACCAAGACCCAACTCCGCAATTCCGACCTGACCACAACGGGCATGGAGCCTTTCTACGAGAAGTATTTCTGGTTCAACCGTTACTACGACCTTACCTGGAACCTGACGCGCAATGTGGTGCTGAGCTACAATACCGTGGCCAATGCCATCGTGGACGAACCGCGCGGGGACATCAATACGGAAGTCAAGTCGGATTCGCTGTGGGAGAATTTCAAGAAACTGGGTCGGATCAAGAACTTCGACCAGCGCATCCGGCTCACCTACCGCCTTCCGCTGGACAAGCTACCCCTCACCGACTGGATGACGGCCGATTATAACCACACCATCGGCTATAATTTTCAGGCCAACGCCCTGGGCATCGTGGATTCGCTGGGGGTACCTTTTGGCAACATTATCCGCAATAGCCGCGAACGGGGCGTAACCGGACGGGTGGATTTTGTGGCCTTGTATAACAAAATCAGGTACCTGCGCTTCGCCAACTCACCCTCGCAGGAAAAGAAAAACTTTGCCCGCAGTCCGGGGGATATCGAGGATTTGCCGCCGCCGCCAAGCCGGATAATGAAAGACGTGGCTCGGGTGCTGATGACCGTGCGGGGGATCAATGTCAGCTACAATATTTTGGAAACGACCGCCCTACCGGGGTACCTGCCTACGCCCCGGTATTTTGGGTTGTCGGACATCAACACGCCCGGTCTACCCTTTGTACTGGGCAGTCAGAATCGGTACATTCACATCGCGGCTGCTAATAACGGGTGGGTTACGCCGAGTACGGTGCAGAATCAGCCTTTCCAGCAGACGGTACAGAAAAAATTTACTTACAGTACAAGGCTGGAACCCTTTCAGGATTTCCGGATGCAGATTGATGGACGACTCACGCGGCAGGATGCCTACCAGGAATTCTACCGTCCCGACGACATTGGTGGGGGGTACGTGAGCCAAAGTCCGGTGCGGAACGGGCAATTTAGCATGTCGTTCCTGTCGTTTCGCACAGCGTTTGCCAAAGCACAGCGCGACAATGAGTCGCCAGTGTTCGATCGGTTCCGGGCATACCGTGATGTAATCCGGCAGCGACTCAACCGCGAGAATGGGAGTGGTGGCGAGTACAATGAAAACTCGCAGGATGTACTGATTCCGGCCTTCTTCGCGGCGTACACGGGCAAAGATCCCGAAACGGTGCGCATTTCGCCCTTCCTAGGCTTCCCGATGCCCAACTGGCAAATTGAATATAATGGATTGAGTAAATTGAAGCCTTTCAAAAAAATATTCAGTTCTTTTACACTTTCACACCACTATACTTCTGATTATAGTGTAGGTAATTTTACATCGTCTTTGGATTACTCGGCTTTATTTGTGAATCTGGCGGTGTCTGGGTACCCCCTCTCGTCGCGAACCAATTATCTGGGTCAGTATGTACCCGTTTTCGTGATGAGTACTATAACGATGGCCGAGAAATTCTCGCCACTCATTGGGGTCAACTTTCGTACTCAAAGCCGTGTGACCGGTCGAATTGATTACAACCGCGAACGAACTATCGCTTTAAACCTCTCGAATTCACAGGTAGCCGAATATTTCAATCAGGATTTAACCATCAACATTGGTTTTACCAAAAATAACGTTCCGATTCCGTTCAAGATTAATGGAGTCAAAAAGAAATTGAAGAATGATCTGACGGTGCAGATAGGACTTACGTTCCGCGATACGCGTGCGATACAGCGCAAATTCGACGGACAGAACATTCCTATTGCGGGGAATATCAACTTCCAGCTGCGGCCCACGGTCAACTACGTCGTGAGCAACCGCCTCAGCCTGCAATTCTATTTCGACCGTACCTTCAACGATCCGCTGGTGTCCAATTCGTTCTATCGCTCTACCACGGCGGGCGGCGTGCAGGTGAAATTCAACCTGGCAGAATAG